The following DNA comes from Occultella kanbiaonis.
CGCGAACATGTTCGCGTCGATCCAGTCCGGGACCATGATCATGAGCGTCCAGTCCCACTGCGACTTGTCCCGGGCGGCCGTGAACGCGTCCATGTCACGTGCCCACCACAGTCCCTCAAGCGGCATCACGACATAGTCCCGGCCGAGGCCGGTCTTGCTCGCGAACTTGAGCTTGTAGGCAACCGGGTACAGCGCCTCGAGCGCGCCGACGAACTGCGGCGAGGTGTTCGGGTCCCCGTGCCCGTCGATCATCAGGTACTGCAGGTCCGGCACGTCGAGGATCCGGAACTGCCCGCGCTTGGCCCGGTAGGCGTCGAGGGTCTTCTTGAAGTCGGTCTTCTCCGTCATCGGCGCACCACGGCCCATGGGCGGGCCTCGACCTTCCTGCTCGGCTGTTCGCGATTGTAGGAGAGTGGGCCGGTTCGCCCGGTGTGGCGCCGATCCGGCGGACCGGCGCCACACCGACGAGTCGGTGGCCTACGTCCGCGTTATGGTGCTCTGGTAGCCGCCGCCCCCGGGGTAGACCCAGTCGCCGGCCATCTCCGAGTCGCCCGCCGTGAACGTGCCCCGGAAGTAGGCGGGGCTGCCCTTGGCGCCGGCCCAGATGGTCAGGGTGTCGCCGGCCAGGTCGTACACGTAGTCGAACGTGTTCCCCATCGAGTCGTAGAACCGGGAGGACACGTCCTCGCCGACCGGCTCCCCGAACGGGTGCAGATGTCCGATCACCTCGAAGCCGGTGACCGCCTGCCCGTACTGCTCCAGTTCGACGTGCTGGATGAGGAAATGTCCGCCGAGCATCCACTCGTAGCGGACGGTGCCCTCGGCTCCGCCGGTCACGGCCCAGGTGCCGACGAGCCGGTCGAGCGCGCGGACGGCCTCGCTCGGCTGTGGCAGCGCCTCCTGCTCGGACGCCTCGGTGCCCGTCGCCTGGTCGTTGATGTCGGTGTTCATGAGGTGTTCCCTTCGTCCGGAGCGTCCTCGGTGGCCGCTCTCACCCGGTACCTCGGAGCCGTCCCAAGCTTCTCGACATGCGCCGCGAGACATTCGTGAGGAGATTTCCGACGGCGGATGTCGAGACCGCGGGTCCGGCTCCGTGGTAGCGGTGTGCGTCGCCCGACCGGGGCGGCCCAGATCCGAAAGCCCGGAGGACATCATGAGCACCACCACCACCGCAGCACTGGCCCGGTCCGGACGGGACGGCCGGCCTGCGCCCACCGTTCGCGTATCGACTCGCGTCCTGACCACCACGGCGGCTCTCGCCGGCCCCTTCTTCTTCGCGTCATCGGCCGTCCAGGCACTGGCGCGGGACGGCTTCGACATCCGGATCCACCCACTCAGCCAACTCGCCACAGGCGATCTCGGATGGATCCAGGCGGTCACCTTCGTTCTGACCGGCCTCGGCGCGGTGGGCCTCGCCGTCGCCCACCGGCGACTGGTCAGATCGGGTGCCGGGTCGCGGATCATCCCGATCTTCCTCGCCGTGTTCGCCGGTGCGTTCGTCGTGGCAGGACTGTTCCCGATGGATCCGGAGAACGGGTTTCCGATCGGCGCGCCGGACGGCCCGGTGGCGATGTCGTGGCACTCGATCGTGCACTCGGCGGCGGCCGCCGTGTCCTTCACGGCCCTCGCCGGTGCCTGCATCGCCGCGCTGGTCCGGTCCGTCCGGCATCGCCGGGTCCCAGCCTGGATCGGTCACGGTCTCGTCGCGGTCGTGCTGCTCGTGCCCGCCCAGCCGACCTGGTGGACCGTGCAACTCGCCATCACGAGCGTGATCGCGTTCACCTGGGTGAGCCTGACCGCCCTGCGTCTGCGGAAGGGCGTGTGACACGATGCCGGATCTGCCTGATCTGCCTGATGGACCGATCCGTTCCGGGAGGACGACGATGAAGTTCCTGCTGCTGGGCTACACACCCGCCGAATCGTGGGATGCCGAGACCGCCGACACCCCGAGCGAGGAGGCACTCGCCGCGTTCGCCGTCTACTCCGCGTTCGAGGCCGAGCTGCGCGAGTCCGGGGAGCTCGTGCACACCGAGGGGCTCGGCCACCCCGCCGTCACCACCACCGTCCGCAAGACCGACGCCGGCGTGATCGCCACCGACGGCCCGTTCGCCGAGTTGAAGGAGGTCCTGGCCAGCTTCGCGGTCATCGAGTGCTCGAGCCTCGAGCGCGCCCGTGACATCGTCGCCCGCATGGTCGACGTCCTCGGTGAGCCGATCGAGATCCGGCCGATCATGGGTGACGACTTCGCCTGATGGTCGACGACGACGCCGACGCGGCCGACCCAGGCTCCGAGCGTTCGAGCATCGAGCACGTGCTGCGGACCGAGACGCCGCACGTGCTCGGTGCGCTGGTGCGACGGTTCGGCCGCTTCGAGCTCGCCGAGGACGCCGTCCAGGAGGCGCTCCTGGTCGCGCACCGGCGCTGGACGCAGGACCGGATCCCGGACGAGCCCCGCAGTTGGCTCATCCGGGTCGGCTACCGCAAGATGATCGACCAGCTCCGCTCCGAGCAGGCCGCGCGGCGCCGGGAGGCCGATTCGGCCCGTGCCGACCCCGTGCTGGTCGACCCGACCCAGCCCGGGCCCGCCGTCGTCGGCCACGACGACAGCCTCGACCTGCTGCTGCTGTGCTGCCACCCGGCCCTGAGCGAGGCCTCCCAGGTCGCGCTCACCCTCCGCGCGGTCGGCGGCCTCACGACGGCCGAGATCGCGCATGCCTACGGCACCACCGAGACCACGATGGGCACCCGGATCAGCCGCGCCAAGCAGGCACTGCGGCGCGCCGGCGCCCGCTTCGAGATCCGCGACGCCGACGACGCCCTGGCCCGGACCACGGCCGTGATGCGGGTGCTCTACCTGATCTACAACGAGGGCTACACGGCCACGTCGGGTGAGCACCTCACCCGCACCGATCTGAGCTCCGAGGCGATCCGGTTGGCCCGGATGCTGCGCGCCCTCCTGCCCGCCGATCCCGAGGCGACCGGGCTCCTCGCGCTGATGCTCCTGACCGAGGCCCGCCGCCAGGCACGGACCGACCCCGAGGCAGAACTCGTCCTGCTCGCCGATCAGGACCGCTCGCGATGGGACGTCCGGCAGATCGCCGAAGGACGGGACCTGATCGAGGGTGCCTGGGCGCTGAGTCGGGTCGGTCCCTACCAGCTGCAGGCCGCGATCGCGGCCGTC
Coding sequences within:
- a CDS encoding YciI family protein, with product MKFLLLGYTPAESWDAETADTPSEEALAAFAVYSAFEAELRESGELVHTEGLGHPAVTTTVRKTDAGVIATDGPFAELKEVLASFAVIECSSLERARDIVARMVDVLGEPIEIRPIMGDDFA
- a CDS encoding DUF998 domain-containing protein, with protein sequence MSTTTTAALARSGRDGRPAPTVRVSTRVLTTTAALAGPFFFASSAVQALARDGFDIRIHPLSQLATGDLGWIQAVTFVLTGLGAVGLAVAHRRLVRSGAGSRIIPIFLAVFAGAFVVAGLFPMDPENGFPIGAPDGPVAMSWHSIVHSAAAAVSFTALAGACIAALVRSVRHRRVPAWIGHGLVAVVLLVPAQPTWWTVQLAITSVIAFTWVSLTALRLRKGV
- a CDS encoding RNA polymerase sigma factor, with translation MVDDDADAADPGSERSSIEHVLRTETPHVLGALVRRFGRFELAEDAVQEALLVAHRRWTQDRIPDEPRSWLIRVGYRKMIDQLRSEQAARRREADSARADPVLVDPTQPGPAVVGHDDSLDLLLLCCHPALSEASQVALTLRAVGGLTTAEIAHAYGTTETTMGTRISRAKQALRRAGARFEIRDADDALARTTAVMRVLYLIYNEGYTATSGEHLTRTDLSSEAIRLARMLRALLPADPEATGLLALMLLTEARRQARTDPEAELVLLADQDRSRWDVRQIAEGRDLIEGAWALSRVGPYQLQAAIAAVHVQSPSATETDWPQIAALYLWLEHLQPTAPVRLSRVVAVGQAFGPRRGLALLDELHREHALGDDPLVTHRAHAVRAHLLEQLGEVERARAEFRAAANLTTNDIERRYLQRRAEGADL
- a CDS encoding GyrI-like domain-containing protein — translated: MTEKTDFKKTLDAYRAKRGQFRILDVPDLQYLMIDGHGDPNTSPQFVGALEALYPVAYKLKFASKTGLGRDYVVMPLEGLWWARDMDAFTAARDKSQWDWTLMIMVPDWIDANMFAAAVAQVGTKGPPTRLGEVRLETLGEGRCVQTLHLGPFDEEAAVLRELHHEFIPASGLRMAGTHHEIYLTDNRRTPPEKQRTILRQPVADA